acaacggttttataataaaaaaagcgTTGTCTTAGTTTATCTTTAGAGAATGATGTTTCAaggaaaccattgtaaaagtattactGTATAAAATGATATTCCCAGTTAACAagttaaatttttaaatgattttttcaatctgtacggatgttaagatatattaattttagtcatatgaatgAGTAAACGAGCCTAGCTTAGTCGAGTTTGAATATCATTTTTAGCTAGATTATTTAACGGGCTCGACTCGTTGGAAGAATTTACTGTTTGTTTGTTGCACTGTGTGCAACACTTCTCAATGCAAAGCTACGCAAGAAAACTGGAAAATCATAAAACTATGCAAAATCGTCCAACCACATACCACACATAAGAACCATTACATACTTCATATAAGAGATATAAAATTCTTTTTTTTGCCTTACTTggtaagaaaataaaataaagttctAATGGATAAAAGAAGATGAAAGTCATGATAATTGAAGTGAAGTGTCTGTATTTAACAGAAGACAAGTAAATAATATGAATAGTTAAACcaattaaattttataatttattttcatttacaagaaaaaattttatttttaaaatgaaagtggtataaaaaaattataaattttatctGTAATACGGTGGTGACGTTTGAGCAATTTATTTATCTGTAGAAGTAATTTTTTAAAGTATCCTAGAGAAGGCTTGTATCTCATCTACTCTATCTCATGGATTTCCTCATTAATTTCTTTGTTGAAAAAAGCTTCTGCAATCCCCTATATAGTGTCACACTATCCATAGTAGTCCACATCTCTTTCTGAAGAAACAAAAGAGAGAGAAAGACAGTCAGTCCTATGCAAGGATTGTTCTGTACCTTCCCTCAACAAACAAATGAAAATGATGTCTATACTAGTGATGGATGGACTTTTAAGGATAATAAGGTATATGAAGATATTATGGAAGAATTTGAAGACTACGGTTCTGTATCATTTTTTCAGAGGGTGGCTCAAGTGATGCCTTGGAAAACCATGGCATCCATTAAACTTCATCATCAGGTTTTGATGGAGGAATTAGACTGGATCAAGTCTTCCAACGGCGAATTTGAAGACATCATCATGGAGGACAATGGTGATTTTGAAGATATTATCATTGAGGATAGCATGGTGGAGGAGAAAGCAAAACAGCAGGCTGAACAGTATACTACCAGGCCAAGGAAACCAGCCAGAATATGGACTTTGGAAGAACACAGGTGACGCttagtaagaaattaagaaaaatcAAGTATCTAAATACCACCTTTAATCATCGTTGCCAAGTTATTATTATCCCAAAAACATATAAACGTCATGTTAGCTTAAATGCAATTTTTTGCCCCGAAAATATGACAGGTGGTTTATGCGGGGGTTAGAAATATGCGGGAAAGGAGATTGGAGGAAGATAGCCAAGTATTTCGTGCCTTCCAGGACTCCATCTCAGGTTGCAAGTCATGCTCAAAAATTCCTAAAGAGCGTTGAGAAAGAAGACACTGAGAAACGTAGGACGACCATTAATGACATTCAATGTCTGTGTTGCGACTCTAGCCCATGCATGTATGGGGCCTCAGTGTCTTTCGTCTAGTCCTCTAGCATATATATTAAGCAGGTTATGTGCACCAACTTACAAATAAATATTGGGGCCAATCTATGTGGATGCCTCGACTTTTAATGTTTCTCCGTTGTCTAAAAAACAACTATATGAACCAATAATAATTCCCTGATAATGATCAGGCTATGATAATAATGTTTCTTTGATTTAATCAAGCTATGGTGACCATATTTCTTCCACATTTGTTAGTTCTTATTTTCTCTGATTAAAATTTGATCTAATTGAATTCATGCATGGTACCTAATAAGAGCATCATATCATCACTGCATGGCCAAGAAAATAATTCTTTTACtatatatgtttatttattcAACTCAGGATGAGCTCGTTTAAGAGAACTCGGTTCGGCTCATGTCGGCTCGTTTTCCTAAAGAGACTGTCTTGAATATGAAAACAAGTTCGAATGAGTAAACCAACCTAGCCTAGTCGAGTTTGAATATCATTTTCAGCTAGATTATTTAACGGGCTCGACTCGTTTGATGAATTTACTGTTTGTTTGCTGCACTGTGTGCAACACTTCTCAATGCAAAGCTATTAAAAAAAACTGGAAAATCATAAAACTATGCAAATTCGTCCAACCAGTGGATGCCTCGACTTTTAATGTTTCTCCGTTGTCTAAAAAACAACTATATGAACCAATAATAATTCCCTGATAATGATCAGGCTATGATAATAATGTTTCTTTGATTTAATCAAGCTATGGTGAACATATTTCTTCCACATTTGTTAGTTCTTATTTTCTCTGATTAAAATTTGATCTAATTGAATTCATGCATGGTATCTAATAAGAGCATCATATCATCACTGCATGGCCAAGAAATTAATTCTTTTACtatatatgtttatttattcAACTCAGGATGAGCTCGTTTAAGAGAACTCGGCTCGGCTCATGTCGGCTCGTTTCCCTAAAGAGACTGTCTTGAATATGAAAACAAGTTCGAATGAGTAAACCAGCCTAGCCTAGTCGAGTTTGAATATCATTTTCAGCTAGATTATTTAACGGGCTCGACTCGTTTGAAGAATTTACTGTTTGTTTGCTGCACTGTGTGCAACACTTCTCAATGCAAAGCTATGCAAGAAAACTGGAAAATCATAAAACTATGCAAAATCGTCCAACCACATACCACACATAAGAACCATTACATACTTCATATAAGAGATATAAAATTCTTTTTTTTGCCTTACTTggtaagaaaataaaataaagttctAATGGATAAAAGAAGATGAAAGTCATGATAATTAAAGTGAAGTGTCTGTATTTAACAGAAGACAAGTAAATAATATGAATAGTTAAAGcaattaaattttataatttattttcagttacaagaaaaaaatttatttttaaaataaaagtggtataaaaaaattataaattttatctGTAATACGGTGGTGACGTTTCAGCAATTTATTTATCTGTAGAAGTAATTTTTTAAAGTATCCTAGAGAAGGCTTGTATCTCATCTACTCTATCTCATGGATTTCCTCATTAATTTCTTTGTTGAAAAAAGCTTCTGCAATCCCCTATATAGTGTCACTCTATCCATAGTAGTCCACATCTCTTTCGGAAGAAACAAAAGAGAGAGAAAGACAGTCAGTCCTATGCAAGGATTGTTCTGTACCTTCCCTCAACAAACAAATGAAAATGATGTGTATACTAGTGATGGATGGACTTTTAAGGATAATAAGTTATATGAAGATATTATGGAAGAATTTGAAGACTACGGTTCTGTAGCATTATTTCAGAGGGTGGCTCAAGTGATGCCTTGGAAAACCATGGCATCCATTAAACTTCATCATCAGGTTTTGATGGAGGAATTAGACTGGATCAAGTCTTCCAACGGTGAATTTGAAGACATAATCACGGAGGACAATGGTGATTTTGAAGATATTATCATTGAGGATAGCATGGTGGAGGAGAAAGCAAATGAGCAGGCTGAACAGTATACTACCAGGCCAAGGAAACCAGCCAGAATATGGACTTTGGAAGAACACAGGTGACGCttagtaagaaattaagaaaaatcAAGTATCTAAATACCACCTTTAATCATCGTTGCCAAGTTATTATTATCCCAAAAACATATAAACGTCATGTTAGCTTAAATGCAATTTTTTGCCCGGAAAATATGACAGGTGGTTTATGCGGGGGTTAGAAATATGCGGGAAAGGAGATTGGAGGAACATAGCCAAGTATTTTGTGCCTTCCAGGACTCCATCTCAGGTTGCAAGTCATGCTCAAAAATTCCTAAAGCCCGTTGAGAAAGAAGACACTGAGAAACGTAGGACGACCATTAATGACATTCAATGTCTGTGTTGCGACTCTAGCCCATGCATGTATGGGGCCTCAGTGTCTTTCGTCTAGTCCTCTAGCATATATATTAAGCAGGTTATGTGCACCAACTTACAAATAAATATTGGGGCCAATCTATATGGATGCCTCGACTTTTA
This sequence is a window from Apium graveolens cultivar Ventura chromosome 9, ASM990537v1, whole genome shotgun sequence. Protein-coding genes within it:
- the LOC141683684 gene encoding transcription factor SRM1-like, with the translated sequence MQGLFCTFPQQTNENDVYTSDGWTFKDNKVYEDIMEEFEDYGSVSFFQRVAQVMPWKTMASIKLHHQVLMEELDWIKSSNGEFEDIIMEDNGDFEDIIIEDSMVEEKAKQQAEQYTTRPRKPARIWTLEEHRWFMRGLEICGKGDWRKIAKYFVPSRTPSQVASHAQKFLKSVEKEDTEKRRTTINDIQCLCCDSSPCMYGASVSFV